Proteins from one Diprion similis isolate iyDipSimi1 chromosome 3, iyDipSimi1.1, whole genome shotgun sequence genomic window:
- the LOC124404019 gene encoding nucleoside diphosphate kinase has protein sequence MGDNKEQTFIMIKPDGVQRGLVGKIIQRFEEKGFKLVALKMTWASEDLLKQHYADLSARPFFPGLVKYMSSGPVVPMVWEGLNAVKTGRVMLGETNPKDSAPGTIRGDFCIQVGRNIIHGSDSVESANKEIKLWFGEKEKKDVVDWSSWAEKWIYE, from the exons ATGGGCGACAACAAAGAGCAAACTTTCATCATGATCAAGCCCGACGGCGTGCAGCGTGGGCTTGTTGGAAAGATAATCCAACGGTTCGAGGAAAAAGGCTTCAAACTCGTCGCCCTCAAGATGACCTGG GCTTCAGAGGACCTTCTCAAGCAGCACTACGCTGACTTGTCCGCAAGGCCCTTCTTCCCAGGTCTTGTCAAGTACATGAGTTCCGGTCCAGTCGTACCAATG GTCTGGGAGGGTCTGAACGCAGTCAAAACTGGTCGCGTTATGCTGGGTGAAACTAACCCAAAGGATTCAGCACCAGGAACAATCCGTGGTGACTTCTGTATCCAGGTAGGACGTAACATAATCCATGGATCCGACTCTGTTGAATCTGCCAACAAGGAGATCAAGCTGTGGTTCggagagaaggaaaagaaggacGTTGTCGACTGGTCTTCTTGGGCTGAGAAATGGATCTACGAATAG
- the LOC124404018 gene encoding low specificity L-threonine aldolase: MSSYGGIAGNQIYSYADEKNATIVDLRSDTLSRPSLAMRQAMFNAEVGDDVYEEDPTVIELQDKAAALLGKEAALFVVSGTMGNLIAIMNHCNERGSEAYCGEESHTFLHEQGGAAQLAGVMLCTLPNNADGTFDLKTLKSRLRSDRLHEPISRLILIENTFNGKILPQSWIDEVSIFAKENNLKLHVDGARIWNAAVGSGLPAKEIIRGCDSVTFCLSKGLGAPAGSLLCGSRSFIEKARRIRKVLGGGMRQVGVLAAAGLVALEQGVSLLKEDHRRAFFIGETINSLGSKMFAVDLKTTATNMVMVNIKSEDITAQNFVDRLELVLDDVPDDRTIVRSLAINSRLVRFVFYYEIDDEAVERARRKICYVIRKLDAKV; the protein is encoded by the exons atGTCGTCTTACGGAGGTATCGCTGGAAATCAGATATACTCGTATGCGGACGAGAAAAAT GCCACCATCGTCGATCTGCGAAGCGATACCCTTTCGAGGCCTTCACTCGCCATGCGGCAGGCCATGTTCAACGCTGAAGTTGGCGATGACGTGTACGAGGAAGATCCTACCGTGATAG AACTTCAGGATAAAGCTGCTGCTCTCCTCGGCAAGGAGGCCGCCTTATTCGTTGTTTCCGGTACCATGGGGAATCTCATAGCAA taatgAACCACTGCAACGAGCGAGGAAGCGAGGCTTACTGCGGCGAAGAATCTCACACATTTCTGCACGAGCAGGGTGGAGCGGCTCAATTGGCCGGAGTGATGCTCTGTACGTTGCCAAACAACGCGGATGGGACCTTCGACCTGAAGACGTTGAAAAGCCGGCTGCGATCGGACCGTCTCCACGAGCCGATCTCGCGCCTCATCCTGATCGAGAACACGTTCAACGGCAAGATATTACCGCAGTCGTGGATTGACGAGGTGTCGATATTCGCGAAGGAGAACAACCTCAAGCTGCACGTGGACGGTGCCAGAATCTGGAACGCAGCGGTCGGCTCCGGCCTTCCGGCGAAAGAGATAATTCGCGGCTGCGATTCCGTAACGTTTTGCCTGAGCAAGGGACTTGGTGCTCCTGCCGGTTCCCTTCTCTGTGGAAGCAGATCCTTCATCGAAAAGGCACGGAGAATCAGGAAAGTTCTGGGCGGCGGGATGCGGCAGGTCGGCGTTTTGGCCGCGGCCGGACTGGTAGCGTTGGAACAAGGTGTTTCGCTCCTGAAGGAGGACCACAGGCGAGCATTCTTCATTGGAGAAACCATCAACAGTTTGGGTTCCAAGATGTTTGCAGTCGACCTGAAAACCACCGCGACAAACATGGTCATGGTCAATATCAAATCCGAGGACATTACCGCCCAGAATTTTGTCGACAGGTTGGAATTGGTCCTCGACGACGTGCCGGACGATCGAACCATCGTGCGAAGCTTGGCGATCAACTCCAGACTCGTCAGGTTCGTCTTCTACTACGAGATTGATGATGAGGCGGTAGAGAGAgctcgaagaaaaatttgttacgtCATTAGGAAGCTCGACGCCAAAGTTTAA